A section of the Kribbella sp. HUAS MG21 genome encodes:
- a CDS encoding DUF2637 domain-containing protein gives MTTQSINLSVNLFDRLDRLDTLTWPMIAAGAAGLVVIAAVLTGLIWAARRGSRSLAVAVETGRLTTRRVLIVVAIIAALGVAGVGGARSFGAVSEKFDSPLVPLVADGMIVACTALRLAALTRGWRIPGALVTTYVFIGGTVWLNIDTAHGIADAVAHALAPLAYAVLVEMLAHLLRLHLRLAQPAKPRLSALTWITSPVITTRVWLHLSRTGSDDPAAARALVQQVVRMASRLATLCPSRKAWPFDAARAARTAALQTIRDGLLSASELAALLPAGGRLTPGELLALVDSAALGLTGPSTPDEPTATEAPSSTTRSEQPTALVWLLAYLIGALRTASNGAAPAASVHHPARTAPTAPVHDHDTNGAPAPVQAPHRTAPTTPVPADTVVAAEAAPRKTAGPSDAELLDAVVRHAAEHGGAPLGQREIRRATEEAFGRPVGFGRAKRLQELAGWAEPTGEDADGGSPAQQVRGQLQLVSETGENDTDNTDDDTTSREFESSSSR, from the coding sequence ATGACCACCCAGTCCATCAACCTGTCCGTCAACCTGTTCGACAGGCTCGACCGGCTGGACACGCTCACCTGGCCGATGATCGCCGCCGGTGCCGCTGGACTGGTCGTCATCGCCGCCGTCCTCACCGGCCTGATCTGGGCCGCCCGTCGGGGGAGTCGCAGTCTCGCGGTCGCGGTCGAGACCGGGCGGCTGACGACCCGGCGCGTGCTGATCGTGGTCGCGATCATCGCGGCGCTCGGCGTCGCCGGGGTCGGCGGTGCCCGCTCCTTCGGCGCGGTGTCGGAGAAGTTCGACAGTCCGCTGGTGCCGTTGGTTGCCGACGGCATGATCGTCGCCTGCACCGCGTTGCGGCTCGCCGCGCTCACTCGCGGGTGGCGGATTCCGGGCGCGCTGGTCACGACGTACGTGTTCATCGGCGGCACTGTCTGGCTCAACATCGACACCGCCCACGGCATCGCCGACGCCGTCGCGCACGCGCTCGCGCCACTGGCCTACGCCGTACTCGTTGAGATGCTGGCGCACCTGCTGCGGCTGCACCTGCGGCTCGCGCAGCCCGCGAAGCCGCGGCTGTCGGCGCTGACCTGGATCACCTCGCCGGTGATCACCACCCGCGTGTGGCTGCACTTGTCGCGCACCGGGAGCGACGACCCGGCCGCCGCCCGGGCGCTCGTCCAGCAGGTCGTGCGTATGGCGTCCCGTCTGGCGACGCTGTGCCCGAGCCGCAAGGCGTGGCCGTTCGACGCCGCCCGGGCTGCCCGGACGGCTGCGCTGCAGACGATCCGCGACGGACTCCTGTCGGCCAGCGAGTTGGCCGCTCTGCTTCCGGCCGGCGGGAGGCTGACGCCGGGCGAGTTGCTTGCGCTGGTCGATTCGGCTGCGCTTGGGCTGACCGGTCCCAGCACGCCGGATGAGCCCACCGCCACGGAGGCGCCGAGCAGCACCACGCGCTCCGAGCAGCCGACTGCACTGGTGTGGCTCCTGGCGTACCTGATCGGTGCACTCCGCACAGCATCAAACGGTGCAGCTCCTGCTGCATCGGTGCACCACCCCGCCCGCACCGCACCGACTGCACCGGTGCACGACCACGACACAAACGGTGCACCTGCACCGGTGCAGGCACCGCACCGCACTGCCCCGACGACGCCTGTGCCCGCAGACACCGTCGTGGCTGCCGAGGCTGCACCGCGCAAGACGGCAGGCCCGTCCGACGCGGAACTGCTCGACGCGGTGGTGCGCCACGCCGCCGAGCACGGCGGTGCGCCCCTCGGGCAGCGCGAGATCCGCCGCGCCACCGAGGAGGCGTTCGGGCGGCCGGTCGGCTTTGGCCGCGCCAAGCGGCTTCAGGAGCTGGCGGGGTGGGCCGAGCCCACCGGAGAAGACGCCGACGGCGGATCACCTGCCCAACAGGTCCGTGGACAACTCCAACTCGTCAGCGAGACCGGCGAAAACGACACAGACAACACCGACGACGACACCACCAGCCGCGAATTCGAATCGAGCAGCAGCCGATGA
- a CDS encoding winged helix-turn-helix domain-containing protein, translating into MKLDDKVTGPAYAQVASGIREAITSGELKPGEKLPAGPKLAATFGVALMTVRRAIETLQSEGLLRSSPGVGVFVASEGNNGSDLTTLRADLEALRQRVEQLEQLVAESARQPRPK; encoded by the coding sequence ATGAAGTTGGATGACAAGGTCACTGGTCCCGCCTACGCGCAGGTGGCGTCCGGCATTCGCGAGGCCATCACGAGCGGTGAGCTGAAACCGGGCGAGAAGCTGCCGGCCGGTCCGAAGCTCGCTGCGACTTTCGGCGTCGCCTTGATGACCGTGCGGCGCGCCATCGAGACGCTCCAGTCAGAAGGTCTCCTCCGATCCTCGCCAGGCGTCGGCGTCTTCGTTGCTTCGGAAGGAAACAACGGTTCGGACCTGACGACTTTGCGAGCCGACCTCGAGGCCCTGCGCCAGCGCGTCGAACAGCTCGAGCAGCTCGTGGCTGAGTCCGCGCGACAGCCGCGACCCAAGTGA
- a CDS encoding tyrosine-type recombinase/integrase gives MAREKAKPRRSRGQIETLPSGSLRVSVYAGLDPITKDRVYLRETVPSGPDVEDRAAAVLARFQLEVYERRHPRTDATVEQLLERHLADAKLGFKTKKNYRSQADKHIIPTIGRVKVRAVDADVMDSFYTELRRCREHCDRQPRIDHRTNRSHECDERCRPHICDALSESSILYIHQILSGAFRRAVRLKWVTINPIDFAEPPSPPKPRPRPPSAEDAAAIVNEAWKDPDWGALIWLTMVAGNRRGELCGIRWRHADLNRGVIHVQRAIGQYGKETWEKDTKNEDDRRIVLDDESVAVLLEHRERCEQRARALGTKLSRDAFMFSRDPLGETHLKPDSVSQRYSRLVARLGIDTSIHKLRTYNATELLAAGVDIRVVAGRHGHGGGGATTGRHYSAWITEADQRAAGVVTPRMPPRPLIADLPQKVQFDPKHPFEKLAIELRDRIYAGTLVVGLPMPSVKEIGRQSGVSPSTAQRAVQLLSEWGLVRIEPGRPTLVGPRPADAMDVASVESQQEWPSAPATAGPVALNLEVRRLGTTVASLQTQADPSDTDTLHRLLLGAIKRHGSKPDEIDDFELIVRRPSNGAILTTYVAIVP, from the coding sequence GTGGCTAGGGAGAAGGCGAAGCCGAGGCGGTCGCGGGGTCAGATCGAAACGTTGCCTTCCGGCTCACTCCGGGTCAGTGTCTACGCTGGTCTGGATCCGATCACAAAGGATCGGGTCTATCTGCGAGAGACGGTGCCGTCCGGCCCGGACGTGGAAGATCGCGCGGCCGCGGTGCTCGCGCGCTTCCAGCTAGAGGTTTACGAACGGCGCCACCCTCGGACGGACGCGACAGTCGAGCAGCTCCTCGAGCGGCACCTGGCTGACGCCAAACTCGGGTTCAAGACGAAGAAGAACTACCGCAGCCAAGCCGACAAGCACATCATCCCAACCATCGGTCGCGTAAAGGTGCGAGCTGTCGACGCTGATGTGATGGACTCCTTCTACACCGAGCTGCGGCGATGCCGGGAGCACTGTGACCGGCAGCCCCGGATTGATCACCGGACCAATCGATCGCACGAGTGCGACGAGCGCTGTCGGCCTCACATCTGCGACGCACTTAGCGAGTCGAGCATCCTCTACATTCACCAGATCCTCAGTGGGGCATTCCGGCGAGCGGTGCGCTTGAAGTGGGTGACCATCAACCCGATCGACTTCGCCGAGCCACCGTCGCCCCCAAAGCCGCGGCCTCGGCCACCATCCGCGGAGGACGCCGCGGCCATCGTCAATGAAGCCTGGAAGGATCCCGACTGGGGCGCACTGATCTGGCTAACGATGGTGGCCGGCAACCGCCGCGGCGAGCTCTGCGGTATCCGTTGGCGCCACGCGGATCTCAACAGAGGGGTTATCCACGTCCAGCGGGCGATCGGCCAGTACGGCAAGGAGACGTGGGAGAAGGACACCAAGAATGAGGACGACCGCAGGATCGTCCTCGACGACGAGAGCGTTGCCGTGCTGCTAGAGCACCGGGAGCGCTGTGAACAACGCGCCCGTGCACTCGGGACCAAGCTGTCTCGCGACGCGTTCATGTTCTCCCGCGACCCGCTCGGGGAGACTCACCTGAAACCCGACTCGGTCAGCCAGCGATACAGCAGGCTGGTCGCCCGGCTGGGGATCGACACTTCGATCCACAAACTTCGTACGTACAACGCGACGGAGCTGTTGGCTGCGGGAGTGGACATCCGCGTGGTTGCCGGGCGCCACGGCCATGGTGGTGGCGGCGCCACGACCGGTCGGCACTACTCGGCCTGGATCACTGAGGCGGACCAGCGCGCGGCCGGCGTCGTGACGCCGCGAATGCCGCCGCGACCGCTCATCGCGGACCTGCCTCAGAAAGTTCAGTTCGATCCGAAGCACCCATTCGAGAAGCTGGCGATTGAGCTGCGCGATCGCATCTACGCTGGCACCCTTGTCGTGGGCTTGCCGATGCCCTCGGTCAAGGAGATCGGCCGACAGAGCGGTGTATCGCCCTCGACAGCGCAGCGAGCCGTTCAGCTGCTGAGTGAGTGGGGACTCGTACGGATTGAGCCGGGCCGGCCGACCCTGGTTGGCCCCCGGCCCGCGGATGCGATGGATGTCGCCAGCGTCGAATCGCAGCAGGAGTGGCCGTCTGCGCCGGCGACCGCTGGGCCAGTAGCACTCAACCTGGAGGTCCGCAGGCTTGGTACCACCGTCGCTAGCCTCCAGACACAGGCCGACCCGAGCGACACGGACACCCTGCATCGCCTGTTGCTTGGTGCCATAAAACGTCACGGCTCCAAGCCAGACGAGATCGATGACTTCGAGCTGATCGTGAGGCGACCTAGCAACGGTGCAATTCTTACCACCTATGTGGCGATCGTTCCGTGA
- a CDS encoding Pycsar system effector family protein: MSIQLELAWRMHDSAAAAIDKADTKAGFAATVETALAAVVLTLVSQSHGSPLVARVVFGLALVALAVALGSALLVVVPRLHRPADALVPGEFLYFGAVRRRSVEQLLERHIDPQWSRDQVADPLVAVTHQAKRLADIAWTKHRWLRVSFVAAVAGAVLAVAGVLIGGAR, from the coding sequence ATGAGCATCCAACTGGAGCTGGCGTGGCGGATGCACGACTCGGCTGCTGCGGCGATCGACAAGGCTGACACCAAAGCGGGTTTCGCGGCGACGGTGGAGACCGCGCTCGCGGCGGTGGTGCTGACGCTTGTGTCGCAGTCGCACGGTTCTCCGCTGGTTGCTCGGGTGGTGTTCGGTCTGGCGCTGGTGGCGTTGGCGGTGGCGTTGGGTTCGGCGCTGCTGGTGGTGGTTCCGCGGCTGCACCGCCCGGCCGATGCGCTGGTGCCGGGGGAGTTTCTGTACTTCGGCGCGGTCCGTCGTCGTTCGGTTGAGCAGCTGCTCGAGCGCCACATCGACCCCCAGTGGAGTCGCGACCAGGTCGCCGATCCGCTGGTGGCGGTGACGCATCAGGCGAAGCGGCTTGCTGATATCGCGTGGACGAAGCACCGGTGGCTGCGGGTGTCGTTTGTTGCGGCTGTTGCCGGCGCGGTGCTGGCGGTGGCCGGTGTGTTGATCGGTGGTGCGCGATGA
- a CDS encoding restriction endonuclease, whose translation MKKSAEFEQLVAKIVAELETTAVVTWDDHIVGKLSGRSRQIDVSIRRQDPDFLGIIDAKDYSTRPATIERIDALTGVMRDVEAQYGALVCSGGFSKSIYDYARNCGVSLFNVHDAQSANWSLELQIPIVWTELTPLVQITGEAYFEAGDQVPDNFPMTTDNGRTIINPLATFERRWNDGSLPQETGIIHRVGSAQPVQAMVLDASNDHQLRPVSGYGFVYTVQAKAWLGKFQPEECRGLVDYLDGEAFHASYLPDSAVPLQRDDEWMPIVDHDQLAITSRGTVAVCTAPVLISDAKMINPSVTYLGPGRKG comes from the coding sequence ATGAAGAAGTCGGCGGAGTTCGAACAACTCGTCGCGAAGATTGTCGCCGAGTTGGAGACGACTGCAGTGGTCACTTGGGATGATCACATCGTTGGGAAACTCTCTGGCCGGAGCCGTCAAATCGACGTCTCGATCCGGCGGCAGGACCCTGATTTTCTCGGAATCATAGATGCCAAGGACTACAGCACCCGGCCCGCGACGATCGAGCGCATCGACGCGCTTACCGGAGTCATGCGGGATGTCGAGGCGCAGTACGGGGCCCTTGTGTGCAGCGGAGGTTTCTCCAAGTCGATTTACGACTACGCCCGAAACTGTGGTGTGTCACTCTTCAATGTCCACGATGCGCAGTCGGCGAACTGGTCGTTGGAGCTCCAAATTCCGATCGTGTGGACGGAGCTGACCCCGCTCGTCCAGATCACAGGCGAAGCCTACTTCGAGGCTGGCGACCAGGTCCCAGACAACTTCCCGATGACGACGGACAACGGGAGGACGATCATCAATCCTCTTGCGACGTTCGAAAGACGGTGGAACGACGGTTCCTTGCCGCAAGAGACAGGCATCATTCATCGAGTCGGTTCGGCGCAACCGGTCCAGGCGATGGTGCTCGACGCATCGAACGACCACCAGCTCCGACCTGTCAGCGGCTACGGCTTTGTCTACACCGTGCAAGCGAAGGCATGGCTAGGCAAGTTCCAGCCTGAAGAGTGCCGAGGGTTGGTCGACTACCTCGACGGTGAAGCCTTTCATGCTTCCTATCTGCCTGACAGCGCCGTCCCCCTTCAGCGGGACGATGAGTGGATGCCGATCGTAGATCATGACCAGCTCGCAATAACTTCGCGTGGGACCGTGGCAGTCTGCACCGCTCCCGTGCTCATCAGCGACGCGAAGATGATCAACCCCTCGGTCACCTATCTTGGTCCAGGAAGGAAAGGCTGA
- a CDS encoding type IV secretory system conjugative DNA transfer family protein gives MMRRPTRTEGVMIPQFTLAMVGLLAAGVAAIVWDKSPAVVELGYWAAATGVVGLVTAGLLFWRLMHGALIATPLWVLLAGAVGLRLGAPGGTAGWVIGGGVLLLVTLGLVAVNRPVGGGLSAASWLAYAAFVLHALPPTVEASGRWWQLLVTAGIVLLGTAGFTLRSRSSSRGLLRRLGRAGRVTDGLASGWDVRRVSSARMLRKKAKIVRPSLAEVPAWRRRFVPLTQIGTTVATVGWVKVRSSAEDHTLTVAGPRAGKTGLMMNHLLDAPGAVIATSTKTDILDITRTQRAKRGPVWVFDPDGLTGGGSTITFDPLMGCTDPGVVMDRASDLLDGVGAKSDDAEHWLNLARQALTALMHAAALGGYTMADVQRWIAHPDDQAKSDALWELRVANATGFEQQAMQFFTNNERTRSSISTTIMPALSWLSVPTAAAAAAPGGVPFDVERLLAETGTVYLLGAEDKKTAPLVTALTAHIARQAKALAVRTPGRRLDPQLTMVLDEAALICLIPLDRWTGDFGSRGITLHISAQSRAQLRDRFGEAATGALLTNVTTKIVLAGTSDDDDLQFWSTLCGERLEQVATRDRTTGGVSISDRRVPVLTPGQVAQLRAGQALIITRGMPPAIGRVKMAWNRRDLRMERFHRRRSVQWTRGQLAALENRVGGRVLSDAAWLRDQLVAGIDHVSAARQRLTSPVVRRLAARIDSVVSWLEATDPARELLARLRLAGAMRKARAALAARDTSRTRELVGGDRDTDGGAA, from the coding sequence ATGATGCGGCGGCCGACCCGGACCGAGGGCGTGATGATCCCGCAGTTCACGCTCGCGATGGTCGGGCTGCTGGCTGCGGGCGTGGCCGCGATCGTGTGGGACAAGTCGCCCGCCGTGGTCGAGTTGGGCTACTGGGCCGCCGCGACTGGTGTGGTCGGGCTGGTGACCGCCGGGTTGCTGTTTTGGAGGCTGATGCATGGCGCGCTGATCGCGACGCCGCTGTGGGTGCTGCTGGCCGGGGCGGTTGGGCTGCGGCTCGGTGCACCGGGCGGCACGGCCGGGTGGGTGATCGGTGGCGGTGTGCTGCTGCTGGTGACTCTCGGCCTGGTAGCGGTGAACCGCCCAGTCGGAGGCGGTCTCTCTGCGGCTTCGTGGCTGGCGTACGCCGCGTTCGTGCTGCACGCACTGCCCCCGACTGTGGAGGCGTCGGGACGCTGGTGGCAGCTGCTCGTGACCGCCGGCATTGTGCTGCTTGGTACGGCGGGGTTCACGTTGCGGTCGCGGTCGAGTTCGCGCGGGCTGCTGCGCCGTCTGGGCCGCGCCGGCCGCGTGACCGACGGTCTGGCGTCGGGGTGGGATGTGCGGCGGGTGTCGTCGGCGCGGATGCTGCGCAAGAAGGCCAAGATTGTGCGCCCCTCGCTGGCTGAGGTTCCTGCGTGGAGGCGGCGGTTCGTGCCGCTGACGCAGATCGGCACGACTGTTGCGACGGTCGGTTGGGTCAAGGTCCGGTCGTCGGCAGAGGACCACACGTTGACCGTCGCGGGTCCGCGGGCGGGCAAGACCGGTCTGATGATGAACCACCTGCTGGACGCTCCTGGTGCGGTGATCGCGACTAGCACGAAGACCGACATTCTGGACATCACCCGGACCCAGCGGGCGAAGCGTGGCCCGGTGTGGGTGTTCGATCCCGACGGGCTGACCGGCGGCGGGTCGACGATCACGTTCGACCCGCTGATGGGTTGCACCGATCCGGGTGTGGTGATGGACCGTGCGTCGGACCTGCTCGACGGTGTCGGTGCGAAGTCCGACGACGCCGAGCACTGGCTGAACCTCGCGCGGCAGGCGTTGACGGCGTTGATGCACGCCGCCGCGCTCGGCGGCTACACGATGGCCGACGTTCAGCGCTGGATCGCGCACCCCGACGACCAGGCCAAGTCCGACGCGCTGTGGGAGCTGCGGGTGGCGAACGCGACCGGGTTCGAGCAGCAGGCGATGCAGTTCTTCACCAACAACGAGCGCACCCGCTCCAGCATCTCCACGACGATCATGCCCGCGCTGTCGTGGTTGTCGGTACCGACCGCGGCCGCTGCGGCGGCGCCGGGCGGGGTGCCGTTCGATGTGGAGCGGCTGCTGGCCGAGACCGGCACCGTGTACCTGCTGGGAGCGGAGGACAAGAAGACCGCGCCGCTCGTGACCGCTTTGACCGCGCACATCGCCCGCCAGGCCAAGGCCCTCGCGGTCCGGACGCCGGGCCGCCGGTTGGACCCGCAGCTGACGATGGTGCTGGACGAGGCCGCGCTGATCTGCCTGATCCCGCTGGACCGCTGGACCGGTGACTTCGGGTCGCGCGGCATCACCCTGCACATCTCCGCGCAGTCCCGCGCCCAGCTGCGGGACCGGTTCGGCGAGGCCGCCACCGGTGCGCTGCTGACCAACGTCACCACAAAGATCGTGCTGGCCGGCACATCCGATGACGACGATCTGCAGTTCTGGTCCACGCTGTGCGGTGAGCGGCTGGAGCAGGTCGCGACCCGCGACCGGACCACCGGCGGGGTGTCGATCAGCGACCGCCGCGTCCCGGTCCTGACCCCGGGCCAGGTCGCGCAGCTGCGCGCCGGGCAGGCGCTGATCATCACCCGCGGCATGCCGCCCGCGATCGGCCGCGTGAAGATGGCGTGGAACCGGCGCGACCTGCGCATGGAGCGGTTCCACAGGCGCCGCTCCGTGCAGTGGACCCGCGGCCAGCTGGCCGCACTCGAGAACCGCGTGGGCGGCCGAGTGCTCAGCGATGCCGCTTGGCTGCGTGACCAGCTGGTCGCGGGGATCGACCACGTCAGCGCTGCACGGCAGCGGCTGACTTCGCCGGTCGTACGCCGCCTCGCGGCCCGGATCGACTCGGTGGTGTCGTGGCTTGAGGCCACCGACCCTGCGCGCGAATTGCTCGCCCGGCTTCGGCTCGCTGGCGCGATGCGGAAGGCCCGGGCGGCGCTCGCGGCCCGCGACACCAGCCGTACCCGCGAGCTGGTCGGCGGCGACCGTGACACGGACGGGGGTGCGGCATGA
- a CDS encoding helix-turn-helix domain-containing protein translates to MQESNEGKRQWLNVADVAAELGMAEMTLYRAIAAGEFPAVRIGRRLVIPARVLDRMGEAAISTGRVVTAAEFSGEAS, encoded by the coding sequence ATGCAGGAGTCCAACGAGGGCAAGCGGCAGTGGCTGAACGTCGCAGATGTGGCCGCTGAGCTGGGCATGGCGGAGATGACTCTGTACCGGGCGATCGCCGCAGGGGAGTTCCCAGCCGTACGGATCGGGCGGCGTCTCGTCATCCCGGCCAGGGTTCTGGACCGCATGGGGGAAGCCGCCATCTCGACCGGACGTGTTGTCACGGCGGCCGAGTTTTCAGGGGAAGCGTCGTGA